In Chitinophaga nivalis, a single genomic region encodes these proteins:
- a CDS encoding alpha/beta fold hydrolase, which produces MNTTIFTYSSTPSADGTTIGFQQGGTGPGLIIVPGTLSTSADYTRLAHLLSPSFTVYIIDRRGRGGSGAQGLSYGIRQECEDVQAVQAATGATYIFGHSFGGLVTLETATRYPSFKGIVLYEPGVATEDNPAAWKWISTYEQALQNKQPRRAFTSFVQGAGHTPLSKMPRWFASFVLRMMVRGTHWQETAALLETNLNEHKETQKLRGTYQHYQGITSKVLLLSGDKSPEFVHRTNQILADTIAGSQSQTLPGLSHLSPENKEAPEAIAKEILRILA; this is translated from the coding sequence ATGAACACGACTATCTTTACCTATTCCAGCACCCCGTCTGCAGACGGTACTACTATTGGCTTTCAACAGGGCGGCACCGGTCCGGGACTGATTATTGTACCCGGCACACTCAGTACTTCAGCCGACTATACCCGGCTGGCCCACCTGTTATCCCCCTCTTTTACGGTGTATATTATAGATCGCCGCGGACGTGGTGGTAGCGGTGCGCAAGGGCTTTCCTATGGCATACGTCAGGAATGTGAAGATGTACAAGCGGTGCAGGCAGCCACCGGAGCCACCTATATCTTTGGCCATAGCTTCGGCGGATTGGTAACGCTGGAAACGGCCACCCGCTACCCTTCCTTCAAAGGAATCGTACTTTACGAACCAGGCGTGGCAACGGAAGATAATCCAGCAGCCTGGAAATGGATCTCCACTTATGAACAAGCCTTGCAAAACAAACAGCCAAGACGGGCCTTTACCAGCTTTGTACAGGGCGCCGGACATACCCCACTAAGTAAAATGCCGCGATGGTTTGCCAGCTTCGTACTGCGTATGATGGTACGCGGCACACACTGGCAGGAAACAGCAGCCCTGCTGGAAACAAATCTGAACGAACATAAGGAAACCCAAAAATTACGTGGCACCTATCAGCATTACCAGGGCATTACCAGTAAAGTATTATTGCTTTCCGGAGATAAGAGCCCCGAATTTGTACATCGTACCAACCAGATTTTAGCCGATACCATTGCTGGTAGCCAATCGCAAACACTTCCTGGCTTAAGCCATCTTTCTCCGGAAAATAAAGAAGCACCGGAAGCCATCGCAAAGGAAATACTACGCATTCTAGCCTGA
- a CDS encoding TetR/AcrR family transcriptional regulator: MPKQKEQFEEMRQQTIARLKKSGLELFARKGLAATNIKEIAAHTGISLGLMYHYYSSKEELYLLLANEAMDKSQALFDQLQSQDISVKEKITQFLAAFMYGVQKEAGIYYFILISQLFETGNKTEDRKLRTRKLQSIHNLATIVSEGQQTGECVTGDPFELAVTFIAATQGLAGFKLMFKGKFQMPDAAVLTRILLQA; this comes from the coding sequence ATGCCAAAGCAAAAGGAGCAATTTGAGGAAATGAGACAGCAGACCATTGCCCGGTTAAAAAAATCGGGGCTGGAGCTTTTTGCCCGGAAAGGTCTGGCTGCCACTAATATCAAGGAAATTGCTGCACATACAGGTATCAGCCTGGGATTAATGTATCATTACTATTCCTCCAAAGAGGAGCTGTACCTGCTGTTGGCAAATGAGGCAATGGACAAGTCACAGGCGTTATTTGATCAGCTGCAATCGCAGGATATTTCCGTAAAAGAGAAGATCACGCAGTTCCTGGCGGCTTTTATGTACGGGGTGCAGAAAGAAGCAGGCATTTATTATTTCATCCTGATATCGCAGTTATTCGAAACCGGTAATAAAACGGAAGACCGAAAGCTACGGACCAGAAAGCTGCAATCGATCCATAACCTGGCTACGATTGTCAGCGAAGGACAACAAACCGGTGAATGTGTGACAGGTGATCCATTTGAACTGGCGGTCACCTTTATTGCTGCCACGCAAGGATTGGCAGGTTTTAAGCTGATGTTCAAAGGTAAGTTTCAAATGCCGGATGCAGCGGTGCTGACGCGTATATTGCTGCAAGCATGA
- a CDS encoding SMI1/KNR4 family protein gives MMIAHIEQKIGKQLPDSYRHLLHLIADYVYLSCNEYRDDFPDDSGVAWFFWGEKRLAELTVIEGATENRSAWEILKSYEEIRRDTGKITPDPMSAHVNFLVAIAEDNGDILYLDAADNFSVWVYMHDSGASKRLEDDFDAWMAHARSED, from the coding sequence ATGATGATAGCGCACATTGAACAAAAAATAGGAAAACAATTGCCGGATAGTTACAGGCATTTACTGCACCTTATAGCGGACTATGTCTATCTTTCTTGCAATGAATACAGAGACGATTTCCCGGACGATAGCGGCGTTGCCTGGTTCTTTTGGGGAGAGAAAAGATTGGCAGAATTGACTGTAATAGAAGGGGCAACGGAAAATCGAAGCGCATGGGAAATATTAAAATCATATGAAGAGATCAGGAGAGATACCGGAAAGATCACCCCAGACCCCATGTCTGCGCATGTAAATTTCCTGGTGGCCATTGCGGAAGATAATGGCGATATACTTTATTTGGATGCAGCGGATAACTTTTCGGTATGGGTGTATATGCACGACTCCGGAGCATCAAAGCGGCTGGAAGATGATTTCGATGCATGGATGGCCCATGCACGGTCGGAGGATTAG
- a CDS encoding SH3 domain-containing protein, producing the protein MNAKIILLTLFSFMPVRDNVVNAWEACCGKCVGSGYCTACTSCNYCKHCNSGGSCGVCRSSSMSGSSSNSSSSSSSGSNGSSERNSGRGLEYGSTNNSFYSPGSAPKKRMKKQQQEQYYVNRKYLHVRTGPGEKYTIIDKLNYGTHVYLQGVYTNGWCLIHYYGADLTLKSGYVLRAYIDHYTI; encoded by the coding sequence ATGAATGCTAAGATCATCTTATTAACGTTGTTCTCTTTTATGCCCGTAAGGGATAATGTAGTAAATGCATGGGAAGCATGTTGTGGTAAATGTGTCGGTTCAGGTTATTGTACCGCCTGCACCTCCTGCAATTATTGTAAACATTGCAACAGTGGTGGCAGCTGTGGCGTATGTCGTAGCAGTAGTATGAGTGGTAGCAGCAGTAACAGCAGCAGTTCCAGTAGTAGTGGTAGTAATGGTAGCAGTGAGCGGAATAGTGGGAGAGGTCTGGAGTATGGTAGTACAAACAATAGTTTTTACAGTCCCGGGAGCGCGCCAAAAAAGCGGATGAAAAAACAACAACAGGAACAATACTATGTCAATAGAAAGTACCTGCATGTCAGAACCGGCCCCGGGGAAAAATATACAATCATTGATAAGCTCAATTATGGCACCCATGTTTATCTGCAAGGAGTATACACCAACGGATGGTGTCTGATTCATTATTATGGAGCTGATTTAACCTTAAAGTCCGGATATGTGCTCCGGGCATATATTGACCATTATACTATCTGA
- a CDS encoding MauE/DoxX family redox-associated membrane protein: protein MKTKVLNLAIEAIIALLLILWIYTGLSKIIHYDKFSFETARSPFLHQLAPFIAVTLPAGELIIAALLIYKRTRVVGLYVSLFLMTLFTGYVYIMLHYAYDLPCSCGGIIELLTWEQHLVVNFLITLLTAFAILFTTLNPNK, encoded by the coding sequence ATGAAAACCAAGGTACTCAATCTAGCCATTGAAGCGATTATAGCGCTCTTACTTATCCTATGGATATATACTGGCCTTAGTAAAATAATACATTACGACAAGTTCAGCTTTGAAACAGCCCGTTCTCCTTTTTTGCATCAGCTGGCGCCATTCATCGCTGTAACATTGCCTGCTGGCGAGCTGATAATAGCAGCATTACTTATTTATAAACGTACCAGAGTTGTCGGACTTTATGTCTCTTTATTTTTGATGACCCTGTTTACAGGATACGTTTATATTATGCTGCATTATGCGTATGATCTTCCTTGTAGCTGTGGCGGTATTATTGAGCTGTTAACCTGGGAACAACATCTGGTCGTAAATTTTCTTATCACCTTGCTCACCGCATTTGCGATATTGTTCACAACGCTAAACCCAAACAAATGA
- a CDS encoding 2,3,4,5-tetrahydropyridine-2,6-dicarboxylate N-succinyltransferase codes for MDLQQQILAAWADRALLQENQYTDAVKAVIEAVDKGHLRVAEPTENGWKVNEWVKQAILLYFSIQPMETMELAPFEFYDKMKLKSNYKDLGVRVVPHAIARYGAYIAKGCILMPSYVNIGAFVDEGTMVDTWATVGSCAQIGKHVHLSGGVGIGGVLEPLQASPVIIEDGCFIGSRCIVVEGVIVEKEAVLGANVVLTQSTKIIDVSGSEPIEYKGRVPARSVVIPGTYTKKFPAGEYQVSCALIIGQRKASTDLKTSLNDTLREFNVAV; via the coding sequence ATGGATTTACAACAACAAATACTGGCAGCCTGGGCCGACCGCGCGCTTTTACAGGAAAACCAGTACACAGATGCCGTTAAAGCAGTTATCGAAGCAGTAGACAAAGGACATCTGAGAGTTGCAGAGCCAACAGAGAATGGCTGGAAAGTGAATGAATGGGTAAAACAGGCGATCCTGCTGTATTTCTCCATTCAGCCCATGGAAACAATGGAACTGGCTCCATTTGAGTTTTATGATAAAATGAAGCTGAAATCCAACTATAAAGACCTGGGCGTACGGGTAGTACCACATGCCATTGCCCGCTATGGCGCCTATATCGCGAAAGGTTGTATCCTGATGCCTTCCTACGTTAACATCGGTGCATTCGTAGACGAAGGTACCATGGTAGACACCTGGGCAACAGTAGGTTCCTGCGCACAGATCGGTAAACATGTACACCTGAGCGGTGGCGTAGGTATCGGCGGCGTACTGGAACCATTACAGGCCAGCCCGGTGATTATCGAAGATGGTTGCTTCATTGGCTCCCGTTGTATTGTAGTAGAAGGCGTTATTGTGGAGAAAGAAGCCGTACTGGGCGCCAATGTGGTGTTGACCCAGTCTACCAAAATCATTGACGTTAGCGGCAGCGAGCCGATTGAATACAAAGGCCGCGTACCAGCCCGCAGTGTAGTTATTCCAGGTACCTATACCAAGAAATTCCCTGCCGGCGAATACCAGGTTTCCTGCGCCCTGATCATTGGACAGCGTAAAGCATCCACTGACCTGAAAACCAGTCTGAATGATACTTTACGTGAATTTAACGTAGCGGTATAA
- a CDS encoding glycosyltransferase family 4 protein, producing MKIGFDAKRAYQNNTGLGNYSRTLISSLVTGFPEHHYYLFAPKQTDMFTPGDHTNLEVVGPEKTLHRWFKSAWRSRYVVKDLQRYGIGLYHGLSHELPFGIHKSGIRSVVTMHDLIFERYPEQYNPIDVITYRRKARYACRYADRVVAISEQTRQDLITYYQTPADKIDVVYQSCDPAFAVTHTPEEIAALRTKYGLPAQYFLYVGSIIERKNLLGIVTAMHTLKGDVSLPLVVLGSGSSYKKKVKAYLAAHGLEQQVIWLNEQARLPNRELPLLYQGAAALLYPSVFEGFGIPILEALWSRTPVITSSGSCFGETGGDAALYVDPLQPAAIAAAMKRVVTEPELVKEMKEKGRVHAALFTPEKCAAAMMKVYEALK from the coding sequence ATGAAGATCGGATTTGATGCCAAACGTGCTTACCAGAACAATACGGGCTTGGGAAATTATAGCCGTACATTGATTTCTTCACTGGTAACAGGCTTCCCGGAGCACCATTATTACCTGTTTGCACCAAAACAAACGGATATGTTTACACCTGGCGACCATACCAACCTGGAGGTGGTGGGGCCGGAAAAGACCCTGCATCGCTGGTTTAAGTCCGCCTGGCGTAGCCGGTATGTGGTAAAAGACCTGCAACGCTATGGGATCGGACTGTATCATGGCCTCAGTCATGAGTTGCCTTTCGGTATCCACAAAAGCGGGATCCGGTCTGTCGTAACCATGCATGACCTGATTTTTGAACGGTATCCGGAGCAATATAATCCGATTGATGTGATTACCTATCGCCGGAAGGCCCGCTATGCCTGCCGTTATGCAGACAGGGTCGTGGCTATCAGTGAGCAGACCCGTCAGGACCTGATTACTTACTATCAGACCCCGGCAGATAAGATCGACGTTGTATACCAAAGCTGCGACCCCGCCTTTGCCGTCACCCATACACCGGAAGAGATCGCGGCATTACGTACGAAGTACGGACTGCCGGCGCAATACTTCCTGTACGTAGGTTCTATCATAGAACGTAAGAACCTGCTGGGGATTGTAACGGCTATGCATACACTGAAAGGCGATGTCAGTTTGCCGTTGGTGGTGCTGGGTAGCGGCAGTAGTTATAAGAAAAAAGTAAAAGCATACCTGGCGGCCCATGGCCTGGAACAACAGGTGATATGGCTCAATGAACAGGCGCGCCTGCCCAACAGGGAGCTGCCGTTATTGTACCAGGGAGCTGCTGCGTTATTATATCCTTCGGTATTTGAAGGGTTTGGGATCCCCATCCTGGAGGCATTGTGGAGCCGTACGCCGGTGATTACCTCTTCGGGTTCCTGTTTCGGGGAAACCGGTGGCGATGCGGCCTTGTATGTAGATCCGCTGCAGCCGGCAGCCATTGCGGCGGCCATGAAGCGGGTGGTAACAGAACCGGAGCTGGTAAAAGAAATGAAAGAAAAAGGACGCGTACATGCCGCCCTGTTCACACCGGAAAAGTGTGCAGCGGCGATGATGAAAGTGTACGAAGCCCTTAAATAA
- a CDS encoding L-threonylcarbamoyladenylate synthase, translating into MEIFEEDIRGALQVLRTGGLILYPTDTIWGIGCDATDEAAVKRVYALKQRSESKSLVVLLADVRDLLHYVANPRPDIATLIDEFTRPTTVIYEGALGLAPNVINEDGSIAIRIVKDPFCRHLIKRWRKPLVSTSANLSGTPSPARFTDIAPEIIQGVDYVVKHRQEEAAGATASRIIRIGKDGSVAIIRD; encoded by the coding sequence ATGGAGATTTTTGAAGAGGATATCAGGGGGGCTTTGCAGGTACTACGTACCGGTGGCCTTATTCTGTACCCTACGGATACTATCTGGGGAATTGGCTGTGATGCTACGGATGAAGCGGCCGTGAAGCGGGTATATGCGCTGAAACAGCGCAGTGAAAGTAAAAGTCTGGTAGTATTGCTGGCCGATGTACGGGATTTGCTGCATTATGTAGCCAACCCGCGCCCGGATATCGCCACCCTGATTGATGAATTTACCCGTCCTACGACGGTCATCTATGAAGGTGCACTGGGGCTGGCGCCGAATGTCATTAACGAAGATGGCAGTATTGCCATCCGGATTGTGAAAGACCCCTTTTGCCGGCATTTGATTAAAAGATGGCGGAAACCACTGGTTTCTACTTCCGCTAATCTGAGTGGTACCCCTTCTCCGGCCAGGTTCACCGATATCGCCCCTGAAATTATACAGGGCGTGGATTATGTGGTGAAACACCGGCAGGAAGAAGCCGCCGGAGCTACGGCTTCCCGTATTATCAGGATAGGAAAAGATGGTTCTGTAGCGATAATCCGGGATTAA
- a CDS encoding CCA tRNA nucleotidyltransferase codes for MISTRPLDIPCSLQERKVLEKIALAARDLGVPAYLIGGFVRDKLLGRRTKDMDVVCVGDGIALAHKVAESLGDKIPVNFFKTYGTAQVKWQELEIEFVGARKESYRQESRNPEVVAGTLQDDQNRRDFTINALAISLREADYGTLLDPFDGLADLDRKVIRTPLAPAQTFSDDPLRMMRAIRFASQLQFTIEPAAFKAIQENAERIRIISQERISDEFNKIMLSTKPSTGLDLLYKAGLLKIIFPQMVDMVGVEMYEGKGHKDNFYHTLQVVDNIAENTRDLWLRWAALLHDIGKPATKKFEPGHGWTFHGHDAVGAKMVTRIFTRFKLPLHDKMKLVKKLVELHLRPISLTKENITDSAIRRLLFDAGDDIDGLMMLCEADITSKNKAKVKRYLENFELVRNRLKEVEESDRIRNWQPPVTGEMIMETFALQPGRIVGELKNAIREAILDGEIPNTYDAAYAFLLEKASALNLTPVK; via the coding sequence ATGATCAGCACCAGGCCATTGGACATTCCTTGCTCTCTGCAGGAAAGAAAAGTGTTAGAGAAGATAGCGTTGGCTGCCCGGGATTTGGGCGTGCCTGCCTACCTGATAGGAGGCTTTGTGCGGGACAAGTTATTGGGAAGAAGAACAAAAGACATGGATGTGGTGTGTGTAGGCGATGGTATTGCCCTTGCACACAAGGTAGCAGAAAGTCTGGGGGATAAGATACCGGTGAATTTCTTCAAAACCTATGGTACCGCCCAGGTAAAATGGCAGGAACTGGAAATAGAGTTTGTAGGTGCCCGTAAGGAAAGCTACCGCCAGGAAAGCCGTAACCCCGAAGTGGTAGCCGGCACCCTGCAGGACGACCAGAACCGCCGCGACTTTACCATCAATGCATTGGCTATCAGCCTGCGGGAAGCAGACTACGGTACCCTGCTCGACCCTTTCGACGGGCTGGCAGATCTCGACCGGAAAGTTATCCGTACCCCGCTGGCACCTGCCCAAACGTTCAGCGATGATCCGCTGCGGATGATGCGGGCCATCCGGTTCGCCTCACAGCTGCAGTTTACCATTGAACCGGCTGCTTTTAAAGCCATTCAGGAAAATGCAGAACGTATCCGTATCATCTCCCAGGAGCGGATTTCGGATGAATTTAATAAAATCATGCTGTCCACCAAACCTTCAACCGGATTGGATCTCTTATATAAAGCAGGACTCCTGAAAATCATTTTCCCCCAGATGGTGGATATGGTGGGAGTGGAGATGTATGAGGGGAAAGGGCATAAAGATAATTTTTATCATACCTTGCAGGTCGTGGATAATATCGCGGAAAACACCCGTGATCTGTGGCTGCGCTGGGCTGCCTTATTACACGATATCGGTAAGCCCGCCACGAAAAAATTTGAACCAGGCCATGGCTGGACTTTTCACGGCCACGACGCGGTAGGCGCAAAAATGGTTACCCGTATCTTTACCCGTTTCAAACTGCCATTGCATGACAAAATGAAACTGGTGAAGAAGCTGGTGGAACTACACCTCCGGCCTATCAGCCTTACCAAGGAAAATATAACGGACTCGGCTATCCGCAGATTACTGTTTGATGCCGGCGATGATATAGATGGGCTGATGATGCTCTGTGAAGCAGATATTACCTCAAAGAATAAAGCCAAAGTTAAAAGGTACCTGGAGAATTTTGAACTGGTACGCAATAGATTGAAGGAAGTAGAGGAAAGTGACCGTATTCGTAACTGGCAGCCTCCGGTAACCGGTGAAATGATTATGGAAACATTCGCCCTGCAGCCGGGAAGAATTGTAGGAGAACTGAAAAATGCGATCAGAGAAGCCATCCTGGATGGTGAAATCCCCAATACCTATGATGCAGCGTATGCATTTTTACTGGAAAAAGCAAGTGCATTGAATCTTACCCCGGTTAAATAA